The following coding sequences lie in one Desulfatiglans sp. genomic window:
- a CDS encoding TonB family protein: MESEQKNWDEIVFEQRNKSYGAYVLRGIYNRYLTIAALTVILLFLIFMVILNYSSINKKQVHRTREIKIINYNELTEPPSIEKAYAPPKKVAVKQPEIEKYVEPEVVKEEIVEPEIIEKEDEIKEVDDPVESSEYADDTENSEGIGTDSPVESEFDVNPGFPGGSGSLYDWIAQNLRYPVAAKRMGIEGTVIVGFMIDENGRIYDVTILESLHRLCDLEAMRLVKIMPLWVPGIKQGIKIRGRHSVEIPFILK; encoded by the coding sequence ATGGAATCCGAGCAAAAAAACTGGGATGAAATCGTCTTTGAGCAGAGGAATAAAAGTTACGGGGCCTATGTTTTAAGAGGCATTTACAACCGGTATCTTACCATCGCTGCGCTGACAGTAATCCTGCTATTCCTGATCTTTATGGTAATTTTAAATTACTCAAGTATTAATAAAAAGCAGGTGCACAGGACAAGGGAAATCAAGATTATAAATTACAATGAACTGACGGAACCCCCATCCATTGAAAAGGCATATGCGCCGCCCAAAAAGGTTGCGGTTAAACAGCCGGAGATTGAAAAATATGTGGAGCCGGAGGTAGTAAAGGAAGAGATCGTAGAACCGGAAATAATAGAAAAGGAGGATGAGATAAAGGAAGTTGATGACCCTGTGGAAAGCTCTGAATACGCGGATGATACAGAAAATTCAGAGGGTATTGGAACAGACAGCCCTGTTGAATCTGAATTTGATGTCAATCCAGGATTCCCGGGCGGAAGCGGATCATTATATGACTGGATCGCGCAGAATCTCAGATACCCGGTTGCAGCAAAGAGAATGGGGATAGAGGGCACAGTTATTGTCGGGTTTATGATCGATGAAAACGGCAGGATATATGATGTCACCATACTGGAAAGCCTTCACAGGCTGTGCGATTTAGAGGCAATGAGGCTAGTTAAGATCATGCCCCTCTGGGTCCCAGGAATAAAACAGGGTATTAAAATACGGGGTCGTCATTCAGTGGAGATCCCTTTTATACTTAAATAG